One Anas platyrhynchos isolate ZD024472 breed Pekin duck chromosome 10, IASCAAS_PekinDuck_T2T, whole genome shotgun sequence genomic window carries:
- the SERTM2 gene encoding serine-rich and transmembrane domain-containing 2, with the protein MTEIYFKFRGNLTGRVHFPTLATEVDTTADKYASLYIYVGLFLTLLAILLILLFTMLLRLKHVVSPITTSPESTENAQQFTDVEMRSRIPTT; encoded by the coding sequence ATGACTGAGATTTATTTCAAATTCCGTGGAAACCTGACTGGCCGTGTCCACTTTCCAACGCTGGCTACAGAAGTAGACACAACAGCAGATAAATATGCCAGCCTGTACATTTACGTGGGGTTGTTCTTAACACTTCTGGCTATCcttctcattttgcttttcacCATGCTTTTGCGCCTAAAGCATGTTGTTTCTCCAATCACTACATCTCCAGAGAGCACTGAGAATGCTCAGCAGTTCACAGATGTGGAAATGCGCAGCAGGATTCCTACAACTTAG